ACTTCATCCCGGAAGAGAAGAAGCGGTAGGTCTGGTGGATTGAGGGGAGACGGCGGCCTTTGGCTCGCCGTCTCTATTGCTGCCGCGTCGCGAAGAGGCGGATGGCTGCGATGCCTGCCGCGCCTGCCTGCAGGCAGGCTTCGGTGTTTTCTTCCGTGATGCCGCCGAGCGCCAGTACGGGAATCTTCGTGGCGGCGCGGCAGGCCTCGGCTAATGCCGCGATGCCGGTGCCCGGGACGACGATCCGGCCGGCAATGCGTTTTTCGAAGACAGGGCCAAAGAGGATAAGGTCAGCGGCTTGTTTGTTGGCTCGTTCCACGTCGCAGAGGGTGTGGGCGCTGACGCTGACGAAGGCTCCTGGTATGAGGGAGCGGATTTGTGCGGGGGTGAGTTCGCCCGAGCGGGAGGTCAGGTGGACTCCAGCGGCGTGGGCCGCCATGGCGACGTCTGCCCGGGCGTTGATCAGCAGACGGGAGGAACTGCCCTGGAGGGTTTGCTGCCATTGTTTGGCCATCTGCAACAGATCGCCCGCATTGAGGCTTTTCGCGCGCAGTTGCACGAAATCCACACCCTGCTGCATCCAGCGTTTGAGGTCGTTTTCGGTGGTGGTTTCGTCGGCAATCGCCATTTTCAACATCTGCGCCAGTGTATGCCTCGCTTCTGCCGTTTGTGTTCATCGCTAGAGCCGTTCATCCGAGGGGTCTAGAATAGACAGCGGTTCACTGCTTCACTTTCGCGCCTCTGTGGCGTCTGCATCTTAAAGCTCTGGAGTATGTTTCGACGCCTATGGCTACTGTGTATGACCTTATCGTGATTGGTTCCGGCCCCGCGGGCCAGCGAGCCGCCATCTACGGCGCGAAAGTGGGCAAGAAGGTTGCCCTTGTGGAAAGCCGTGAAGTCGTCGGCGGCGCCTGTATCAACACCGGCACCATTCCGTCGAAGACCATGCGCGAAGCTGTGCTGCATCTCTCCGGCTATAACTACAAGTCGATCTATGGCATGAACTATCGCGTGAAAGAGCGCATCACGATGGCAGATCTCGCCTTCCGCGTTCAGCATGTGATCAAGACCGAGGTCGACGTGACCGATGCGCAGCTCTCGCGGAACAACGTGGAGATGCTGACGGGTGTGGCGAGTTTTGAAGATCCCACGCATGTTCGCGTGACGAACTCGCGCGGGTCGACGGTGTACGAAGCGACGAATATTCTGATCGCCACCGGCACGAAGCCTGCGACCAGCCCCAAGGTGCAGATCAACGGCACGACGATCATCAACTCCGACCTGATCCTGAACCTGACGAACCTGCCGCAGACGATGATCATCGTTGGCGGTGGTGTGATCGGTGTGGAGTATTGCTGCATGTTTGCGGCCCTTGGCGTGCGTGTCACGCTGATTGAGCGCCGCCCGCGGTTGCTGGAGTTTGCTGACACCGAGATGGTGGAGGCGCTGAGCTATCACCTGCGCGATGCGCGTGTGACGATGCGTCTGAACGAAGAAGTCGAGTCGGTCGAAGAGATTGACGGCAAGGTTGTTGCGACGCTTGAGTCCAAGAAGAAGCTGCAGGGCGATGCGTTGCTCTATGCCGTTGGCCGCCAGGGCAATGTGGATGAGTTGAACCTCGCTGCTGCGGGCATTGATGCTGACGCGCGTGGACGTATCCCGGTCGACAAGGACTTCCGTACGAAGTGTCCGTCGGTGTTTGCGGCAGGCGATGTGATCGGCTTCCCGTCGCTGGCTTCGGTCTCGATGGAGCAGGGCCGCATTGCGGCAGCGCGTGCGTTCGGCGATGTGACGATTGTGTCGAATCCGAGCTTCTATCCCTATGGCATCTATACGATCCCGGAGATCAGCTTTATCGGCAAGACCGAAGAGCAGTTGACGGAGGAAGATGTGCCGTACGAAGTGGGTCTGGCGTACTACCGCGAGATTGCGCGTGGCCAGATTCGCGGCGATACGACGGGACGTTTGAAGCTGATCTTCCACCGCGAAACACACTCGATTCTGGGCGTTCACATCATCGGCGAAGGTGCGGCAGAGTTGCTGCATATTGGCCAGGCGGTGATGGCGCTGGGCGGTAAGATCGACTACTTCGTGGAGACGGTTTTCAACTACCCGACGCTCGCGGAGTGCTACAAGGTTGCAGCATTTAATGGCCTCAATCGCGTCTCCCGTCTCGACTAATTGAGCGATTCCCGTTGACGACAGCGGGTTTCGCGTTCTACCGTCACAGAACCTCGCGGCTTTCTGGCCGCATGACCGTCCAACAAAGTAGCCGGGAAGAGGGGATCGCGATTATGTCGACGACCGTCATTGCACCGCCACCGACGTCGGGTACGCCCGAAGGCCATGGCCACGTTACGACCATTGGCGTCATCCTGACGCAGCGTATTTATGCGGGCGTGATCCATAACGGCACGCTTGCGGGCGAGTTGAAGATCTTTCCCGACAGCCCGATTCCTGAGGATGAGGACGACGACAACTCGCTGGTGGAGTTGCCGGCTGAGTCGCTTGTGGCGGCGATTTGCGATGTGGTGCTGCCGCTGGCGCGGACGCATGAGTCGCATCTGCAGGCCATCGGTGTGGCGATTCCGGGCCTTGTCCGCAATGGTTCGGTGGAGGACGCGCCGAACTTTCCGCAACTGAAGGGCGAGCGGCTGGAGCAGCGCATTACGCAGGCCCTGGCGGACCGCGGGCTGAAGACGCGGGTCTGCGTGTTGAACGATGCAGACGCGATGGCAGCAGGGTTGGCTTCGACGCATGGCAAGCTTGACCGCAACATCCGTGTCTGGACGCTGGGGACGGGCATTGGCTACGGCGTGTACCCGTTCATGGAAGGCGCGTGGGAAGGCGGCCACACGGTCGTTACGCTGGATGATCGCGAGAACTACTGTGGTTGCGGCGGGCGTGGGCATCTGGAAGGCATCATGGGCCATCGTGCAATGCGCCTGCGCTTCCTGGACATGGAGCCTGAAGAGGTTTTCGAAGCAGCCAATCGCAAAACGTCGCCGGACCATCGCTGCCTGGAGTTCAAGAAGCTTTGGCATCGTGCGCTGGCTGCAGCAACGGCGAGTGCCGTGCATATCTCGGGCGGTGGTAAGTTCTTCCTCACTGGCTTCAATGTCCGCTTCCTGGATATGAACATGCTGCGGCAGTATCTGAGCGAGATGGTGAAGATGAGCTGCCTGCAGAACTACTCGATGGAAGTGGTGCCGGATGACCAGGCGGTACGCGTGCTGGGTGCAGCGGTTGCCGCCAGCCAGATGTGCTCGCGTAGCTAAACGTTTCTGCAAACGAGCGGGGCATGGCCTAGGCCATGCCCCACTTTGTATTTGGGCGTGTGACTAGTGGAAGGCGACGAAGTCCAGCGGCGGACCGGCGTCGGGGTCAGAGAGCATAGTCTTGTCGAGTCGGCGGGCCCATAGCGCCATGAAGATCACGGAGACTGCGACGGCAGCGGCCGCGAGTGGAAGCTTTTTGTAGCTGCAGCCGGTGGCGATCATGACGCCGCCGAGGCTGGCTCCAAGGGCGTTGCCCAGGTTGAACGCGCCTTGATTGAGGGTGGAGGCGAGGTTCGGAGCGCGGCGGGCCTTTTCTACGATGCGCGCCTGCAGCGGTGCTCCGGCGGCGAAGTGCACGAGGCCCCATAGGAGCACGATGGCGGCCATGGGCCAGCGGTAAGGCATGGCTAGCGGCATCACGAGCAGTACGGCGGCGACGGCGGCATATCCGCCGACGATGGTGAGCATCTGCCGCCAGTCGCTGAGCTTTCCGCCGAGCAGATTGCCCACCGTGATGCCGACACCAAAGAGGACGAGCACCCAGGTGATGGCGCCTTCGGAGAGGTGCGTGGCTGTGCCCAGCATGGGGGCGATGTAGGTGAAGACGGTGAAGAGCGAGACGGAGCTGAGCGTAGAGAGTGCAAGTACGAGCAGCACCTTGGGCTTGATGACCGTGGCGATTTCGTGGCGAAGCTCGACGGGTTCCAGGGGCTGCGTGGGGACGAGGAAGATCAGGCCGAGCATGGCGATGAGGCCGATAGGCACGAGGCAAAGGAAGGTCGCTCGCCAGGTGAGTGCGTGGCCGATGGCGGTGCCGGCGGGGACGCCGAGGACGTTGGCGAGCGTGAGCCCGGTGAACATGGTGGCGATGGCCTGGGCCCGCTTGTTCTTCGGTACGAGGTTCGAGGCGACGACGCTGCCGGTGCCGAAGAAGGCTCCATGGCAGAGAGCGGTGATGATGCGGGCGCAGAGCATCAGCTCAAAGTTTGGCGCGTAGGCGCAGCAGATGTTGCCGATCAGGAAGAAGCTCATCAGGATGATGAGTGAGCGTTTGCGCTCGACGCGGGCGAGGGCCATCGCCACCAGCGGCGAGCCGAAGGCGACGCTGAACGCGTAAACCGAGACGATGACGCCTGCTTTGGGGATGCTGATGGAGAACGAATGCGCGAGGTCCGGCAGCAGACCCATGATGACGAACTCAGAGGTGCCGATGCCGAAGGCGGCTACCGTCAGCGCCAGAATGGCTTTTCGCATAACGCCCATCGTAGCGTGAATGCAGGGTTTCGGGGGGAGGGTTTCGGGTGGAGCGGTAGATTCGCGCTGCGTTCCGGGCGTTCTAAACCCTGTGTCGTTTACTTCTGGCAGTGTGGGCAGTAGACCGTGGTGCGGCCGCCTACGACGATCTTTTTGAGAGGCGTGGCGCAGTCTTTGCACTCTTCTCCGGCGCGGCTGTAGACCTTGTGCTCGAGCTGGAAGAAGCCGCGGACCCCGTCGGCGTCCACGTAATCAGAGACGGAGGAGCCGCCGAGCTGGATGGCGTGTAGCAGCACGGCCTGCAGGGCGGTGTGGAGCTTGAGGAGCTCGAGCTTCGTGAGCTTGCCCGCGTGCTTCGTGGGGCGGATGCCGGCGCGGAAGAGGCTTTCGTCGGCGTAAATGTTGCCGACCCCATGCAGGATGGACTGGTTGAGCAGCGCGGCCTTGATGGCGAGTTTGCGTGCTTTGAAGAGCGTGGAGAAGGCGTCGGCGGTGACGGTGGTGGGCTCAACGCCGGGGCCTTCGTAGCCTTCGGCGAGAGACAGGCGGCCGAAGCGACGTGGATCCACGAAGCGGAGTTCGCGGCCGTCGGCGAAGGAAAGTACAGCGTGCGTGTGTGGCGGCAGCGGCACGGCTTGCTGCGAGACGAGCAGGCGGCCGGTCATGCCGAGATGCACGAGGAACTGCCCGGCTGGCTTTTTCTTGCGCGCCAGTTCGATGGCGATCGTTTTGCCGACGCGCCGGACGCGGTCGATCGTCGCGCCGGTGAGGGCTTCGACGATCTCGGCTTCGGGTGTTTTGAAGGTCTGCGGCTTGCCGCTGGTCCACACGCTGACAATGCGCTGTCCGCGGACGCGGGCGTCTACGCCGTTGGCAACTGTTTCGACTTCGGGGAGTTCGGGCACAAGCTCAGGATAGCTGGTTCAGCTACTGAGGAACTCGCATCGAGGGAGCGAGGCGTTCGTAGGCTTCGCTGAAGAGTACTTCGAGGCGGCCATCACGGGCGGCTTGAACGATGTCGGGATGCTCGTCGAGATCGTCGACGCAGACGGTTTTCTTGCGGAAGTAGGCGAGGTCAGAGAGACGGGGATAGTTGCCGGAGCCTGCGACGCTGCCGAAGTCGAGGAAGCGGTGCTGCTGGTAGAACGGCGTCGTGTAGACGTTGATATTGCTTCCGCTGGTCCAGCCGTTGGTGAACATGCGTGCGCCTTCACTCTCGAGGCGGAGGATGAAGTAGCTGCGGATCATCACGCGGATGATTCGGCGAAAGAAGGGGAGGGGAGCGTCTCCGCTGTCGAGCAGCCCGGCGTAGTAACGGCCGTCGCGGTCGAGGTATCGCAGGAAGCTATCCCAGCTGCGGTCTGCGTCTTCTTCGAAGAGCGCGCGGCCCCGGATGAGGGAAGGGGCTACGCCGTGGTATCCGCAGAACTGCTCAAGCAGGGCCTCGGAAAAGAGAAAGACACCGCAAAAGACGAGGCGTTCGCGGCCAAGCAGAAGGTCGAGCCCGGCTTTGCGGTTGACGTTGGCCTGCAGGAGATTTTTCAACGGCATCAGTCGCTGCCGCACCTTCAGCTTGCTGATGCGCTGCCGGGCCGCCGTGTCGAACTCAGAGTCCGGCTTGCTGAAGTGCAGAACTCCGCGTGGGTACAGAGGCTGTGGGCGGAAGCGTGAGCCGGCTGGGAGGTCGCTGCTGCCGACGAAGAGAGCGACGAGTTCGGCTGCTTCGCCGAGTTGCCTTTGCGCTTGCTGCAGTGGAGCTTCGGTCTGTACGCCG
This genomic interval from Acidobacteriaceae bacterium contains the following:
- a CDS encoding ROK family protein, with amino-acid sequence MSTTVIAPPPTSGTPEGHGHVTTIGVILTQRIYAGVIHNGTLAGELKIFPDSPIPEDEDDDNSLVELPAESLVAAICDVVLPLARTHESHLQAIGVAIPGLVRNGSVEDAPNFPQLKGERLEQRITQALADRGLKTRVCVLNDADAMAAGLASTHGKLDRNIRVWTLGTGIGYGVYPFMEGAWEGGHTVVTLDDRENYCGCGGRGHLEGIMGHRAMRLRFLDMEPEEVFEAANRKTSPDHRCLEFKKLWHRALAAATASAVHISGGGKFFLTGFNVRFLDMNMLRQYLSEMVKMSCLQNYSMEVVPDDQAVRVLGAAVAASQMCSRS
- a CDS encoding thiamine phosphate synthase, yielding MAIADETTTENDLKRWMQQGVDFVQLRAKSLNAGDLLQMAKQWQQTLQGSSSRLLINARADVAMAAHAAGVHLTSRSGELTPAQIRSLIPGAFVSVSAHTLCDVERANKQAADLILFGPVFEKRIAGRIVVPGTGIAALAEACRAATKIPVLALGGITEENTEACLQAGAAGIAAIRLFATRQQ
- the mutM gene encoding bifunctional DNA-formamidopyrimidine glycosylase/DNA-(apurinic or apyrimidinic site) lyase, translating into MPELPEVETVANGVDARVRGQRIVSVWTSGKPQTFKTPEAEIVEALTGATIDRVRRVGKTIAIELARKKKPAGQFLVHLGMTGRLLVSQQAVPLPPHTHAVLSFADGRELRFVDPRRFGRLSLAEGYEGPGVEPTTVTADAFSTLFKARKLAIKAALLNQSILHGVGNIYADESLFRAGIRPTKHAGKLTKLELLKLHTALQAVLLHAIQLGGSSVSDYVDADGVRGFFQLEHKVYSRAGEECKDCATPLKKIVVGGRTTVYCPHCQK
- a CDS encoding MFS transporter; this encodes MRKAILALTVAAFGIGTSEFVIMGLLPDLAHSFSISIPKAGVIVSVYAFSVAFGSPLVAMALARVERKRSLIILMSFFLIGNICCAYAPNFELMLCARIITALCHGAFFGTGSVVASNLVPKNKRAQAIATMFTGLTLANVLGVPAGTAIGHALTWRATFLCLVPIGLIAMLGLIFLVPTQPLEPVELRHEIATVIKPKVLLVLALSTLSSVSLFTVFTYIAPMLGTATHLSEGAITWVLVLFGVGITVGNLLGGKLSDWRQMLTIVGGYAAVAAVLLVMPLAMPYRWPMAAIVLLWGLVHFAAGAPLQARIVEKARRAPNLASTLNQGAFNLGNALGASLGGVMIATGCSYKKLPLAAAAVAVSVIFMALWARRLDKTMLSDPDAGPPLDFVAFH
- the sthA gene encoding Si-specific NAD(P)(+) transhydrogenase — protein: MATVYDLIVIGSGPAGQRAAIYGAKVGKKVALVESREVVGGACINTGTIPSKTMREAVLHLSGYNYKSIYGMNYRVKERITMADLAFRVQHVIKTEVDVTDAQLSRNNVEMLTGVASFEDPTHVRVTNSRGSTVYEATNILIATGTKPATSPKVQINGTTIINSDLILNLTNLPQTMIIVGGGVIGVEYCCMFAALGVRVTLIERRPRLLEFADTEMVEALSYHLRDARVTMRLNEEVESVEEIDGKVVATLESKKKLQGDALLYAVGRQGNVDELNLAAAGIDADARGRIPVDKDFRTKCPSVFAAGDVIGFPSLASVSMEQGRIAAARAFGDVTIVSNPSFYPYGIYTIPEISFIGKTEEQLTEEDVPYEVGLAYYREIARGQIRGDTTGRLKLIFHRETHSILGVHIIGEGAAELLHIGQAVMALGGKIDYFVETVFNYPTLAECYKVAAFNGLNRVSRLD